A genomic region of Candidatus Pseudomonas phytovorans contains the following coding sequences:
- the gcvH gene encoding glycine cleavage system protein GcvH yields MSNIPADLRFAESHEWARLEADGSVTVGISDHAQQALGDVVFVELAEVGKVFAAGDAAGVVESVKAASDIYSPIGGEVIAVNEELADSPESLNEEPYESWIFKLKPSNPAELDKLLDAAAYKAAIGE; encoded by the coding sequence ATGAGCAATATCCCCGCCGACCTGCGTTTTGCCGAAAGCCACGAGTGGGCTCGCCTGGAAGCTGACGGCAGCGTGACCGTGGGTATCAGCGACCACGCCCAGCAAGCGCTGGGTGACGTGGTGTTCGTCGAGCTGGCCGAAGTCGGCAAGGTATTCGCCGCTGGCGACGCTGCCGGTGTGGTCGAGTCGGTCAAGGCTGCTTCCGACATCTACTCCCCGATCGGTGGCGAAGTGATCGCAGTCAACGAAGAGCTGGCTGACAGCCCGGAATCGCTCAACGAAGAACCTTACGAGTCGTGGATCTTCAAGCTCAAGCCAAGCAACCCGGCCGAGCTGGACAAGTTGCTGGATGCTGCTGCCTACAAGGCTGCCATCGGCGAGTAA